ACTCTAGGTGTAAAAGAGGGAGCAAGGAAATGACAATTGTTCAATTAGAAATCTTCTTTACAGTTACAGAAACTAATAACTTTACAAAAGCGGGGGAAGTCATTGGATTGAGTCAATCAGCTGTAAGCCATGCTATTTCAAGTTTAGAGTCAGAATTAGGGTTTAAACTTTTTAGCAGAGATTATTCAGGAATTAAAATTACGAAAAATGGCGAGAAATTAAAAATCTATGCAACAAAAATTTTAAAGGAAGTTAAGCAATTGAATGAAGAAATACTAAAAATTAATAATGGTGAGAGTGAAAAAATGCGTATAGGTTTTTTGAACCATACAATAAATAATTTCTTTCTAAATAAGTTAAAACAATTTAAACAAAATAACCCTGTAATTGATGTTGAGATCTGGGAAGGTAGTCATGAGGAAATTGTAAATTGGATTGTCGCAGAAACTATTGATTTAGGGTTTGTATATCTACCTTTACATAATACAATGTTGGATGTTTCTATTTTAAAAAGAGACAACTACTGCTTAGTTTTACCACATGAACATCCGCTACGAGAAGAGACAGAACCTACAATAGAAAAGTTAATTTCAGAACCTATTATTCTGTTGCAAGAGGGAGAAAATGATCCTATTAATAGCTTTTTTAGTCAATTTAATAATAATGTACATACACGATTTACAGTAAATAATATAAGTTCTATTATTAATATGGTAAGTGCTGGAATCGGAGTTGGTATTATACCAGAAATTATGGTACCAAATACAGACATTGTATATACTAGGCCCTTTCATCAAAATGTACATCGGACGATAGGATTAGCAACTAAAGCCTCTAATTCAAATCCAACAGCTGTAACAAAGTTAAGAGAAATAATTACAAATTAACTACCAATGCAATTTCATTGCTAGTAATAGGTAGAAAAAGCATGTTAACTATTTATCAACCCCAGACAGAAGACCTCCACTTCAAACCAAAACAATGCGAAGCGAGTGAAGGTTAAGTGGGTGATG
This portion of the Cytobacillus sp. IB215665 genome encodes:
- a CDS encoding LysR family transcriptional regulator, which encodes MTIVQLEIFFTVTETNNFTKAGEVIGLSQSAVSHAISSLESELGFKLFSRDYSGIKITKNGEKLKIYATKILKEVKQLNEEILKINNGESEKMRIGFLNHTINNFFLNKLKQFKQNNPVIDVEIWEGSHEEIVNWIVAETIDLGFVYLPLHNTMLDVSILKRDNYCLVLPHEHPLREETEPTIEKLISEPIILLQEGENDPINSFFSQFNNNVHTRFTVNNISSIINMVSAGIGVGIIPEIMVPNTDIVYTRPFHQNVHRTIGLATKASNSNPTAVTKLREIITN